A genomic region of Trifolium pratense cultivar HEN17-A07 linkage group LG3, ARS_RC_1.1, whole genome shotgun sequence contains the following coding sequences:
- the LOC123915986 gene encoding bifunctional UDP-glucose 4-epimerase and UDP-xylose 4-epimerase 1, giving the protein MASPSQKILVTGGAGFIGTHTVVQLLNDGYNVTIIDNFDNSVMEAVDRVRELVGSNLSPNLEFTEGDLRNKDDLEKLFSQTTFDAVIHFAGLKAVAESVANPRRYFDNNLVGTINLYEVMSKYNCKKMVFSSSATVYGQPEKIPCEEDFNLQAMNPYGRTKLFLEEIARDIQKAEPEWRIILLRYFNPVGAHESGRLGEDPKGIPNNLMPYIQRVAVERLPELNVYGHDYPTRDGSAIRDYIHVMDLADGHIAAVRKLFTADDIGCAAYNLGTGCGTSVLEMVDAFEKASGKKIPVKLCPRRPGDATEVYASTEKAEKELGWKAKYGVAEMCRDQWNWAKNNPWGYSGQP; this is encoded by the exons ATGGCGTCACCGTCGCAAAAGATACTTGTTACCGGTGGTGCCGGTTTCATCGGCACTCACACCGTCGTTCAGCTTCTCAACGATGGTTATAATGTTACCATCATTGATAATTTTGACAATTCTGTTATGGAAGCGGTCGACCGTGTCCGTGAACTTGTCGGTTCAAATCTTTCTCCGAATCTCGAATTCACAGAG GGTGATCTCAGGAATAAGGATGATTTGGAGAAACTTTTCTCACAAACTAC ATTCGATGCTGTGATTCATTTTGCTGGATTAAAAGCAGTTGCAGAAAGTGTTGCAAATCCACGTCGCTATTTTGATAATAATCTTGTTGGCACTATCAATCTCTATGAAGTTATGTCCAAGTATAATTGTAAAAAG ATGGTTTTCTCATCATCTGCAACTGTTTATGGCCAACCTGAAAAGATACCTTGTGAGGAGGATTTCAATTTACAAGCCATGAATCCATATGGACGAACCAAG CTTTTCCTAGAAGAAATTGCGCGAGATATTCAGAAAGCTGAGCCAGAATGGAGGATCATTTTACTGAGATACTTCAATCCAGTTGGGGCCCATGAAAGTGGTAGACTCGGTGAAGATCCCAAGGGCATCCCAAATAATCTCATGCCTTATATACAGCGTGTAGCTGTTGAAAGATTACCCGAGCTCAATGTATACGGTCATGATTATCCTACGAGAGATGGTTCTGCG ATTCGGGACTATATCCATGTGATGGACTTAGCAGATGGTCACATTGCTGCCGTGAGAAAGCTTTTCACAGCAGATGACATAG GTTGTGCTGCTTACAACTTGGGAACTGGTTGTGGTACATCGGTGCTTGAAATGGTTGATGCATTTGAGAAAGCTTCTGGCAAG AAAATTCCAGTGAAATTGTGTCCACGAAGACCGGGAGATGCTACGGAGGTTTATGCATCTACAGAGAAAGCTGAGAAAGAACTTGGTTGGAA GGCCAAATATGGTGTAGCGGAGATGTGCAGAGATCAGTGGAATTGGGCAAAGAATAACCCATGGGGTTACTCAGGGCAGCCTTGA
- the LOC123915985 gene encoding protein P21-like, translated as MTPLIKTFLFSLVTLSFTYTQAATFDITNRCGYTVWAAAVPGGGKQLTTGQTWTINVPAGTKAARIWARTGCSFDGSGRGRCQTGDCGGLLNCQAYGTPPNTLAEYALNQYMNLDFFDISLVDGFNVPMDFSPTSNGCTRGIQCKADVNGQCPSQLKTQGGCNNPCTVFKTDNYCCNSGNCGPTDYSKYFKGKCPDAYSYPKDDATSTFTCNGGTNYKVVFCP; from the coding sequence ATGACCCCTCTCATAAAAACCTTCTTGTTTTCTCTCGTCACTCTCTCCTTCACCTATACACAAGCAGCAACATTCGACATCACAAACAGATGCGGCTACACCGTATGGGCCGCTGCCGTACCGGGCGGTGGTAAACAATTGACCACGGGTCAAACATGGACCATCAACGTCCCTGCAGGTACCAAAGCTGCTCGTATTTGGGCCCGAACTGGATGCAGTTTCGATGGTTCAGGTCGCGGTCGATGCCAAACTGGTGACTGTGGCGGACTACTTAATTGTCAAGCTTATGGTACACCTCCAAACACACTGGCGGAATATGCTTTAAACCAATACATGAATTTGGACTTTTTTGACATTTCTCTCGTGGATGGATTCAACGTTCCAATGGATTTTAGTCCAACGTCTAATGGTTGTACACGTGGCATACAATGTAAGGCTGATGTTAATGGACAATGTCCTAGTCAGCTTAAAACACAAGGGGGTTGTAACAATCCATGTACGGTTTTTAAAACCGATAATTACTGTTGTAATTCTGGTAATTGTGGGCCCACCgattattcaaaatattttaaggGTAAGTGTCCTGATGCTTATAGTTACCCAAAGGATGATGCCACAAGTACATTCACTTGCAATGGTGGAACCAATTACAAGGTTGTCTTTTGCCCATGA
- the LOC123915984 gene encoding protein P21-like, producing the protein MTPLIKTFLFSFFLITLSFPYTQAAQFDIKNNCRDTVWAAAVPGGGRQLNSGEMWTINVAAGTKAARIWARTGCSFDSSGNGHCETGDCGGLLNCQAYGTPPNTLAEYALNQYMNLDFFDISLVNGFNVPMDFSPTSNGCTRGIQCTADVNGQCPSELKTQGGCNNPCTVFKTDNYCCNSGNCGPTDYSKYFKGKCPDAYSYPKDDATSTFTCNGGTNYKVVFCP; encoded by the coding sequence ATGACTCCTCTCATAAAAacctttctattttctttttttctcatCACTCTCTCCTTCCCCTATACACAGGCAGCACAATTCGACATCAAAAATAATTGTAGGGACACCGTATGGGCTGCCGCTGTGCCAGGTGGCGGTAGGCAACTAAACTCGGGAGAAATGTGGACCATCAACGTAGCTGCAGGTACCAAAGCGGCCCGTATTTGGGCCCGAACTGGTTGCAGCTTCGACAGTTCAGGCAACGGTCATTGTGAAACCGGTGACTGCGGCGGATTACTAAATTGCCAAGCTTACGGTACACCCCCTAACACACTAGCGGAATACGCTTTAAACCAATACATGAATTTAGACTTTTTTGACATTTCTCTTGTAAATGGATTCAACGTTCCTATGGATTTTAGTCCAACGTCTAATGGTTGTACACGTGGCATTCAATGTACCGCTGATGTTAACGGACAGTGTCCTAGTGAACTTAAAACACAAGGGGGTTGTAACAACCCATGTACGGTTTTTAAAACCGATAATTACTGTTGTAATTCTGGTAATTGTGGACCCACTgattattcaaaatattttaaggGTAAGTGTCCTGATGCTTATAGTTACCCAAAGGATGATGCCACAAGTACATTCACTTGCAATGGTGGAACCAATTACAAGGTTGTCTTTTGCCCATGA